The genomic region AGAAATCATATCAAACATCGTTCAGAACACAGTGAATATTTTACCTTTTTCCAAACTGCTGATGAAGAAACATTCGAAATTCTTATAGAGCTTTAAGATGTACTTTTCATGAACTTAATGAAGTTCATGAAAACTCTGATAGAACCATATATTCGGAAACAAGACACAAATTACAGGAAATCAATCAGTAGCTGTGAAAGATTAGCAGTGTGTTTAAAGTAAGTACACATTTAGAagtcaaaataacttttattttactaaaaatcatAATCCATCTCACATTCTCGCATTTTCATTGGCTCCTGTTCGCTCTAATACAGATGTGTCTATGTCCTGGATTGTTTGAATTTGTGAAGCGCTAGGAGTATCAGTACTAGTGTTGATATTAATTAGAGCACTAGGAGTATCGATACTAGTGTTGATATTATTTGGAGCACTAGGAGTATCGATACTAGTTTCGATATCATTTGGAGCAGTAGGAGTATCGATACTAGTTTCGATATCACTTGGAGCAGTAGGAGTATCGACACTAGTGTTAACATTTTCGGGAGTAGGTGTTGATCCTGTAGAATAACCATAATTATTTGGAGAATACCAATTATTTTGAAGATTACTTTCTTCAGCTAATATTACCGCATTAAAGCaggattttttaatttgaagttgTAAATAATACGGTAGTTTTTTCGTCGACGcagccaaattaaaaaaaaaatagtctattTCATCGTATTTATTACTGGCTGACATCATATTTTTAAGTTCTATCCGTTCTCGTTCTAACAGTTCACGAcgttcttgattttttttcaatagatcTAGAATTTCATCATTCTTTCTTTTTTTGGATGTGGACGGGAGAGGCTCAAGAGCTGTTGAATTATTAGGAACACCAACAGAAGGAAGACTATTTGAATTTGACGGCAACAAATTGCATGAATCCCGTGAACTCTCATCAATGGTATTTGGTGGATTTGAAGATGACCGGTCTCTGTTGCACATGTAAGGCAACAGAAACGACATGGCTTTCTGATATTTCCATTCTTTTTGTTGTTTTCTAGCCTGTCCACTCCGTGTTGCATTTTGTCTTTTTAAGGCATCTCGATGGTTACCTCTTAGTTGTTTCCATCGCGATTTTGCAGTTTTCACTGAAACAGTTAACATACACAATGTATTCTAtggtctatttataaaaaaataatagatgcACATACGTTACGTATAATTAAATAGGtttatttttaggtatttaGCAACCGGTCAGTCATTTACAACGATGGGtgagaattttaaaattggattgAAAAGTGTATCGAGAATAGTTGATGAGGTTTGTGATGCTTTATGGAATGTATTGCAACCTCTTGTTATGCCGCAACCAACCGAAAAGGACTGGAAAGAAATCGCAAAAGATTTTGATGAACTAtggcaatttaaaaattgtacagGTGCTCTTGATGGCAAGCACGTATACATCAAGGCTCCCTCGAAAACTGGGTCCTCgtttttcaaatacaaaaagaGGTTTTCTGTAGTATTGATGTGTTTAGCTGATGCCAGAAGAAAAATCATTATGATTGATGTGGGCTCTATGGGGAGATTTTCTGACGCAGGAATTTTTGATAACAGCGTTTTCGGGAAAAGTCTAAAAGAGAAGAGATTAAATTTACCTGCGCCGGCACCATTGTATCAAGGTGGCGCAAAAATTCCGTTCGTATTCATAGGAGACGAAGCTTTcccattaattgaaaattttatgagGCCATACCCACGTGATAAGACTAAACacagaaagaaaaatatttaattaccgaTTATCTAGAGCACGTCGCATTGTTGAGGCAACTTTCGGTGTATTGACGAGAAAATGGTACGTGTATCGTAAAGACTTCGAATGCAAAATAGAAACAGTTGACAAGGCAATAAAAGCAACATGTGTtttgcacatttttttaattcaaagacaaccag from Nymphalis io chromosome 11, ilAglIoxx1.1, whole genome shotgun sequence harbors:
- the LOC126772068 gene encoding uncharacterized protein LOC126772068, encoding MDEKLIDSVKKFPCIWNTSSEFYKCNETKDAAWNQIIIETKISHVKTAKSRWKQLRGNHRDALKRQNATRSGQARKQQKEWKYQKAMSFLLPYMCNRDRSSSNPPNTIDESSRDSCNLLPSNSNSLPSVGVPNNSTALEPLPSTSKKRKNDEILDLLKKNQERRELLERERIELKNMMSASNKYDEIDYFFFNLAASTKKLPYYLQLQIKKSCFNAVILAEESNLQNNWYSPNNYGYSTGSTPTPENVNTSVDTPTAPSDIETSIDTPTAPNDIETSIDTPSAPNNINTSIDTPSALININTSTDTPSASQIQTIQDIDTSVLERTGANENARM